GGACATGAAGACTTGGGCAAATATGCTGCCATCCTGGAAGAGGCCTCCAATGCCTGTATCGATCTGGTCATGTTCTTCGCCCAGTCCGGCAAGGCTGGGGATTACCTCCTTCCCGTTCTCAATGCCGGGCCGTTCCTGGAAATATTCGGAGATGTTATTATCGGCCATTTCCTCATCGAGGCGGCCGGAATCGCCTCGGAGAAACTCCTGGCCCGATACCAGGAAAAGGGAGTCGATACCAGAGAAAAGCAGAAAGAATTAGAGGGGGAAGACAAAGAGAGCGCCTTTTACAGCGGCAAGGTGGCGGCCGGGAAATTCTTTGCCGCCAACATTCTAACCGGAATCAAAGCCCGTTGCGAAGGCATTAAGATGGCCGATAAAACCCCGCTGGAGATCAGTGAAGCGGCCTTTGCCTATTAAAAATGAAGTTATCAAGTTTCAAGTTTCAAGATGCAAGGAAAAACAGAACCCCCCACGATTTGATCAATGCCTAATATTTTGCAGGGGCGGGTTTAAAACCGCCCCTGCAAAATATCGAAAAACGAATAATGAATGTTCGATGTTCGATATTCAAATTTTAGAACCAAACCCTCTTGCCCGCCTGTAGACACCATGGTTCATGAAAATATCTTTCGCCGAACGCCGAACGCTTAACGACGAACGGTTTCTTCGTTTTAAGGTACAATCATCACCTTGATGGCCGTCTGATCTTCAAGCTGGGTTCGGAAGGCCTCCTGGGCCTGATCCAGGGGAAAGGAATGGGTGACCAGGGGCCGGGTATTGACTTTGGCGCTTCGAAGAAGTTCGATGGCCCCGGGGAAGTTTCCTCCCAGACAGCCAACCAGGGTCAGATTTTTACTGATCACCGGCAACGGATCCCAGGTCAAAGGTTTTTCGTAGACCCCCACCAGCATGATCTTGCCTCCTCCACGGGCCATGGCAACGGCTTGATTGAAGGTTTCCTGGGAACCGGCACATTCCACAACCAGGTCCGCACCCATTCCGGAGGTCGCATCCATAACCGTCTGCAAAACGTCCTCCCGGGCGGCATCAACGACCAGATCGGCCCCGCAGGTCTTGGCGGCCTCCAATCTGGAAGTTCGGCGGCCGCTGACCAACACCCTGTTAACCCCCATAGCCTTGAGCACCTGGATGGTATTGAGCCCGATGATGCCTGCTCCCAGGACCACCACCGTATCCTTCTCCTGAGGGTGAGCCCTTTTCACTGAATAAAGGGCGATAGACAGGGGTTCCACCGTAGCGCCGTCCTGGTAAGTCAATTCATCCGACAGCTTGAAGACATTTCGTCCGAGCTTTGCGGAAGGGATGGACACATATTCGGCCATGGCCCCGGGAAGTTGATAGCCCACCA
This DNA window, taken from Deltaproteobacteria bacterium, encodes the following:
- a CDS encoding alcohol dehydrogenase catalytic domain-containing protein, which gives rise to MKAAVLKGPLDIRMETVADPVVEPDGIIIKVKTCGICGSDLHVYKQEGKEGTLFGHEFSGDVAEVGSQVKDLAVGERVTAVGFRPCGQCFWCRQGKSFRCSEMALVGYQLPGAMAEYVSIPSAKLGRNVFKLSDELTYQDGATVEPLSIALYSVKRAHPQEKDTVVVLGAGIIGLNTIQVLKAMGVNRVLVSGRRTSRLEAAKTCGADLVVDAAREDVLQTVMDATSGMGADLVVECAGSQETFNQAVAMARGGGKIMLVGVYEKPLTWDPLPVISKNLTLVGCLGGNFPGAIELLRSAKVNTRPLVTHSFPLDQAQEAFRTQLEDQTAIKVMIVP